One region of Candidatus Thermokryptus mobilis genomic DNA includes:
- a CDS encoding Ig-like domain-containing protein, which produces MKKIIISLILLLNITFSQTTEEIKNYFKLASDEFNVPAELLEAIAFVNTRWVHIEPEKFEPSCNGQPPAYGIMGLRDDEWFGHSLKEGAKLINLPVEIVKQDPYQNIRAGAALISKIASESGFKKDKIQRIEDYKDIVAKFSGIPQPEIAQIFAYDVYKVLSTGFDGFGIKIEKKEIDMSIFPKDLFEKAGLKIIKPEEINSDDYPPAVWDPSPNYTANRPYTTRIVIHVTQGSFAGSVSWLKNPQSNASAHYVIRSSDGYIVQLVREKDKAWHARCWNSFTLGIEHEGYIENPSVWFTQVMYLESAKLVRNMVNRWAVPVDSNHIIGHNFWQQPQWPIVRQEWDFATYDPASTYPTSCNNHTDPGPGWDWNHYLKLIRGDPTPPTITSTPQSGATNFIAYKSIFITFSLPMDRSSVQANLSITPNDTVTFIWSSDSKTLEIKPNKFWEFSTTYTIKIDTGAKSLYGGKLNAPFILQFTTTQPDIYPPVVEKGFPEGDNISIFAEMKFVFNEIIESASLAGRVKLLDENDQVISITSGKHIIKNDKSIVTFKPASVLLNGKIYKVKFLAGLKDLFGNATSSDYVFTFKTEEGIFQQGVVIDSFETMGPWWKPTLSGSTTGIDPNATDFLITNEKKMNGSYSGKLFYKFTGESGGVVRVYNSSKPNISNADGNIGLWVYGDLSGNQLEFWFYNPDNYIVNLGPVNWYGWKFISYPISSVPGTNKQFHSVVLRQIAGADLEGELYLDDLQRGGKITTANFEKEPIPQNFALHQNYPNPFNSTTIITFEIPEKSHVKLAVYDVLGREVESLIDQNLEPGKYKVSFNANDLPSGVYFYTLKTPKFVKTNKMLLIK; this is translated from the coding sequence ATGAAAAAAATCATCATTTCGCTGATTTTGTTACTTAACATTACATTTTCTCAAACCACAGAGGAAATCAAAAATTATTTTAAACTCGCCTCAGACGAATTTAATGTCCCAGCTGAGCTCCTTGAAGCGATAGCATTCGTGAATACCCGCTGGGTTCATATAGAACCAGAAAAGTTTGAGCCGTCTTGCAATGGTCAACCACCAGCATATGGGATAATGGGCTTGCGAGATGATGAATGGTTCGGACATAGCTTAAAAGAAGGAGCAAAGTTGATAAATCTTCCAGTTGAAATTGTTAAGCAAGACCCATACCAAAACATAAGAGCTGGGGCAGCTTTGATTTCAAAGATTGCTTCCGAGAGCGGATTTAAGAAAGATAAAATTCAAAGAATTGAAGATTACAAAGACATAGTAGCAAAATTTAGCGGTATCCCACAGCCAGAGATAGCTCAAATTTTTGCTTACGATGTTTATAAGGTCTTATCTACTGGATTTGATGGCTTCGGGATAAAAATTGAGAAAAAAGAAATTGATATGTCAATTTTTCCGAAAGATTTATTTGAGAAAGCGGGGTTAAAAATTATAAAACCGGAAGAGATAAACTCCGATGATTATCCACCCGCTGTTTGGGACCCGAGCCCAAACTACACCGCAAATAGACCTTATACGACAAGGATTGTAATCCATGTGACCCAAGGAAGTTTCGCTGGTTCTGTCTCCTGGCTTAAAAATCCACAGTCAAATGCAAGTGCTCACTATGTAATAAGAAGCAGTGACGGTTATATTGTCCAACTCGTCAGAGAAAAAGATAAAGCATGGCATGCGAGATGTTGGAACAGTTTTACGCTTGGAATTGAACACGAGGGCTATATTGAAAATCCAAGCGTATGGTTTACACAAGTTATGTATCTTGAATCGGCAAAGCTTGTCAGAAATATGGTCAATAGATGGGCTGTTCCAGTTGATAGCAATCATATCATAGGACACAATTTCTGGCAACAACCACAATGGCCGATAGTTCGTCAAGAATGGGACTTTGCAACTTACGATCCCGCTTCAACTTATCCAACATCCTGCAACAATCACACTGACCCAGGACCAGGTTGGGATTGGAATCATTACCTTAAATTGATACGCGGTGATCCTACTCCACCAACAATTACCTCAACACCTCAATCAGGTGCTACTAATTTTATCGCTTACAAATCTATCTTTATAACTTTTTCACTCCCAATGGATAGATCTTCCGTTCAAGCAAATCTATCAATAACTCCAAATGATACCGTTACCTTTATTTGGAGCTCCGATAGCAAAACCCTTGAGATAAAGCCGAATAAGTTTTGGGAGTTTTCAACAACTTACACGATAAAAATTGACACCGGTGCAAAAAGTTTATATGGTGGAAAACTTAATGCTCCATTTATACTTCAATTTACAACAACTCAACCAGATATTTATCCGCCAGTCGTTGAAAAGGGATTCCCCGAAGGTGATAATATAAGCATCTTTGCAGAGATGAAATTTGTTTTCAATGAAATTATTGAAAGCGCAAGCTTAGCTGGTAGAGTCAAGTTACTTGATGAAAACGATCAAGTTATTTCAATCACAAGTGGAAAACATATCATTAAAAACGATAAAAGTATAGTGACATTTAAACCAGCAAGTGTTCTCTTAAATGGTAAAATTTACAAAGTCAAGTTCCTTGCTGGTTTGAAAGATTTATTTGGCAATGCAACGAGCTCGGACTATGTTTTCACATTCAAAACAGAAGAGGGCATATTTCAACAAGGCGTTGTGATTGATTCGTTTGAAACGATGGGTCCTTGGTGGAAACCAACCCTAAGTGGAAGCACTACGGGAATTGATCCAAATGCAACCGATTTCTTGATAACGAACGAAAAGAAAATGAATGGAAGCTACTCAGGTAAATTGTTCTATAAATTCACAGGTGAAAGTGGCGGGGTAGTTAGAGTTTATAACTCATCCAAACCAAACATTTCAAATGCTGACGGAAATATCGGTTTGTGGGTTTATGGCGACTTGAGCGGTAACCAACTTGAATTTTGGTTTTATAACCCCGACAATTACATCGTAAACCTCGGACCAGTGAACTGGTATGGCTGGAAATTTATATCATATCCGATTTCATCCGTTCCCGGGACGAACAAGCAATTTCATAGCGTGGTCTTAAGACAAATTGCTGGAGCTGATCTAGAGGGCGAGCTCTATCTTGATGACTTACAACGTGGCGGTAAGATAACAACTGCTAATTTTGAAAAAGAACCAATCCCGCAAAACTTTGCATTACATCAGAATTATCCAAACCCATTTAACTCAACG
- a CDS encoding cation:proton antiporter domain-containing protein → MNSIEFLKTFAIILGTSTVIVYTLHKMKMPPVIGFLISGFMIGPYAIGLVKNVELVELFAEIGIILLLFVLGIELSPTKLFEMRRFLLFAGGLQVLLTVTLCAIIALTFMNLAQAILAGMLIALSSTAIVLKHLSDKGEVDTPHGKIIIGILLFQDLFAIFMVGLIPSLAGGKIQINLLLEKIAMSLVVISLAIWSSKKLIPWLLFQIVKSRIRDLVIVSVLFLCFSVALLISELGFSLALGAFIAGLLISESEYAHQVTADVTPLRESFMAIFFISIGMLLDFKFVKDNLVLILLISLSVILLKLIANFLSIRLAGGSMRVSLISALALAQMSEFSFVLVSIAQSHNMIDQTSFNFIISISIITMLFSPLILLHIHKIAEMLSKKMSPSVKVQRDELEKVMKLDSHVIIVGFGINGRNVAKILKDLNIPYVILELNPITVREMKKQGEPIYLGDATSIDVLKSVGIDKAKLIVIAISDPTSTRRIVTIARSVNPDIYIIVRTRYVSEIEELKKLGANEVIPEEFETSIQISSRVLDFFNVPLNIIKDYTAKLRENSYVALLDIPKNEFSKLVQEKFPSISFNLSTYLVLENSKSTNKSIGELNFRAQTGATIIAVKRGEEIYLNPSPSFILKPGDLVLALGKPSELEKAVEFFKNLNFT, encoded by the coding sequence ATGAACTCCATTGAATTCCTTAAAACCTTCGCGATTATCTTAGGCACATCAACCGTCATTGTTTATACATTACACAAGATGAAAATGCCCCCCGTGATCGGCTTTTTAATATCTGGTTTTATGATCGGACCATACGCCATAGGTCTTGTCAAAAATGTTGAACTGGTTGAGCTATTTGCTGAAATAGGGATAATCCTTCTTCTGTTCGTTTTGGGAATTGAACTTTCCCCTACGAAACTTTTTGAAATGCGCCGATTTCTGTTATTCGCCGGCGGACTTCAAGTTCTTTTAACCGTAACTCTGTGTGCGATAATCGCCCTAACTTTTATGAACCTTGCTCAGGCAATTCTTGCAGGTATGTTGATAGCTTTAAGCAGTACTGCAATTGTCTTGAAACATCTTTCAGATAAAGGCGAAGTTGACACACCTCACGGTAAAATAATAATCGGAATCCTGCTTTTTCAAGACCTGTTTGCGATCTTCATGGTTGGCTTGATACCTTCTCTTGCTGGCGGTAAAATACAAATTAACCTGCTACTTGAGAAAATCGCAATGTCATTGGTGGTCATCTCGCTTGCAATCTGGAGTTCAAAAAAACTTATACCATGGCTACTGTTTCAGATCGTTAAGTCAAGGATAAGGGATCTGGTTATTGTATCGGTTCTATTCCTATGTTTCAGCGTCGCCCTTTTAATTTCAGAGCTCGGATTTTCACTCGCCCTCGGGGCTTTTATAGCTGGACTTTTAATCTCAGAGTCAGAATATGCACATCAGGTCACAGCCGATGTGACACCCCTTAGAGAAAGCTTTATGGCTATATTCTTCATCTCAATAGGGATGCTCCTTGACTTCAAATTCGTCAAAGATAACCTGGTTTTAATCCTCTTGATCTCGCTGAGTGTAATTTTGCTGAAACTCATCGCAAATTTCCTATCCATTCGCCTCGCCGGTGGAAGTATGAGGGTTTCATTGATTTCAGCGCTTGCGCTCGCACAGATGAGCGAATTCTCCTTCGTTCTGGTTTCAATCGCTCAATCGCACAATATGATAGATCAAACATCATTCAATTTCATTATTTCCATCTCAATTATAACTATGCTTTTCTCACCACTGATACTCCTGCATATCCACAAAATAGCGGAGATGCTCTCTAAAAAGATGTCACCATCTGTAAAGGTGCAAAGAGATGAACTTGAAAAGGTGATGAAGCTTGATTCACATGTCATAATCGTCGGCTTCGGAATAAACGGGAGAAATGTAGCTAAAATCTTGAAGGATTTAAACATACCTTACGTCATACTTGAGCTCAACCCTATCACCGTCAGAGAGATGAAAAAACAAGGCGAACCGATCTACTTGGGAGATGCGACAAGCATTGATGTCCTCAAATCCGTTGGGATAGATAAAGCCAAGCTGATAGTTATAGCCATTTCAGATCCGACTTCAACCCGAAGAATTGTTACAATAGCTCGCTCCGTAAATCCAGACATTTACATTATCGTTAGAACAAGATATGTATCCGAAATTGAAGAATTAAAAAAGCTTGGCGCTAACGAAGTCATACCTGAAGAATTTGAAACATCAATTCAAATTTCATCACGCGTCCTTGATTTCTTTAATGTCCCATTAAATATCATAAAAGATTACACGGCGAAGTTGCGTGAGAACAGTTATGTTGCCTTGCTTGATATCCCCAAAAACGAGTTTTCAAAACTTGTTCAAGAAAAATTTCCTTCCATATCATTTAACTTGTCCACATATCTGGTCTTGGAGAACTCAAAATCAACTAATAAATCAATCGGGGAACTTAACTTCAGAGCTCAAACCGGGGCAACAATAATAGCCGTAAAACGTGGGGAGGAAATTTATTTAAACCCGAGTCCGAGCTTTATATTAAAACCCGGCGATTTAGTTTTAGCGCTTGGAAAACCCTCGGAACTTGAAAAGGCAGTTGAATTTTTCAAAAATCTCAATTTTACTTAA
- a CDS encoding phosphoribosylaminoimidazolesuccinocarboxamide synthase, with protein sequence MRLITETNIPGAKLLKRGKVRDIYEVDGNLIIVATDRISAFDVVLPNPIPYKGYVLTQISIFWFNFLKGIIKNHLISADISEFPDVFKRNYEQVIHRSMLVKKAKPLPVECIVRGYISGSAWKEYKASRSVCGIKLPDGLNESDKLDEPIFTPSTKAETGHDENISFEKVVDLIGQELAEKIRDISLEIYTKAEKYARERGIIIADTKFEFGIDENGELILIDEVLTPDSSRFWPLSEYKPGKPQPSFDKQYVRDYLESLNWDKTPPAPELPEEVIKKTSEKYLEAYKFLTGEDLLKKLNL encoded by the coding sequence ATGCGACTGATCACCGAGACAAATATCCCAGGGGCGAAGTTATTGAAGCGAGGGAAGGTTCGCGATATTTATGAAGTTGATGGAAACCTCATTATTGTGGCAACCGATAGAATTTCCGCTTTTGATGTTGTGTTGCCAAACCCGATACCGTATAAGGGTTATGTTCTAACTCAAATTTCAATTTTTTGGTTTAACTTTCTGAAAGGCATAATAAAAAATCATCTCATCAGCGCAGATATAAGTGAATTCCCGGATGTTTTCAAGAGAAATTATGAGCAAGTTATACACAGATCAATGTTAGTGAAAAAAGCGAAGCCATTGCCAGTTGAATGCATAGTCAGGGGTTATATATCTGGCTCGGCGTGGAAGGAATATAAAGCAAGTAGAAGCGTATGCGGGATTAAACTTCCCGACGGACTTAATGAATCTGATAAACTTGATGAGCCGATTTTCACCCCTTCAACGAAGGCGGAAACAGGTCACGATGAAAATATAAGTTTTGAAAAAGTTGTTGATTTGATCGGGCAAGAACTCGCCGAAAAAATTCGCGATATAAGCTTGGAAATTTACACGAAAGCAGAAAAATACGCCCGAGAAAGAGGGATAATAATCGCTGACACTAAATTTGAATTTGGGATTGATGAGAACGGTGAGTTAATTTTAATTGACGAGGTCTTGACACCCGATTCGTCCCGTTTTTGGCCACTTTCTGAATATAAACCTGGGAAACCTCAACCATCATTTGATAAACAATATGTTCGTGATTACCTTGAATCATTAAATTGGGATAAAACCCCACCAGCTCCAGAGTTACCCGAAGAGGTTATAAAAAAGACAAGTGAAAAATATCTTGAAGCGTATAAATTTCTAACGGGAGAAGACCTGCTTAAAAAATTGAATTTGTAA
- the uvrB gene encoding excinuclease ABC subunit UvrB, whose protein sequence is MEKFKLVSKYKPTGDQPKAIKELTEGILRGEKYQTLLGVTGSGKTFTLAHVIANVNKPTLVISHNKTLAAQLYGEFKSFFPENAVEFFISYYDYYQPEAYIPETDTYIEKDAAINDEIDRLRLKATSVLLEGRRDVIIVASVSCIYNIGSPEDYVRQIVTIRTGERIDRNSLLYKLMDIHYARNDFEFTRGTFRVRGDVVEILPAYENEEAIRIEFFDDVIERISYIDRLTGKVIGRTNEVVIYPAKYFITDRPTLERAIKSIEEELEQRLSELRAQGKFLEAQRLESRTRFDIEMMREIGYCKGIENYSRHLTGRKPGERPYTLIDYFPKDYLMIIDESHVTIPQIRGMYNGDRSRKETLIEHGFRLPSALDNRPLKFEEFESLINQVIFVSATPGDYELEKCKGVIVEQIIRPTGLLDPEVVVKPTKNQIDDLISEIRERVKRKERVLVTTLTKQMAEDLAEFLQGIGIKVRYIHSDIDALERVEILRDLRLGDFDVLVGVNLLREGLDLPEVSLVAILDADKEGFLRSEKSLIQIAGRTARNVNGKVILYADRITKSMQKMIDETNRRRKIQMEYNEKHGIKPQTVYKTIEDILATTIVADAKPKYEVKERTKISIVTDIGLRFMTQKQKEELIEQLRREMIKAAKDLEFERAAELRDEIQRLMSLMKN, encoded by the coding sequence ATGGAAAAGTTTAAACTTGTCTCAAAATATAAACCAACGGGCGATCAACCAAAAGCGATAAAAGAACTGACCGAGGGAATCCTGCGCGGTGAAAAATATCAAACATTGCTTGGCGTCACCGGGAGCGGTAAAACATTCACGCTTGCGCATGTGATAGCAAATGTCAATAAACCCACACTTGTAATCTCGCACAACAAAACGCTCGCTGCTCAACTTTACGGTGAGTTCAAAAGTTTTTTCCCTGAAAACGCAGTTGAGTTCTTCATAAGTTATTACGACTATTATCAACCTGAGGCATACATCCCCGAAACAGACACATATATTGAAAAAGACGCAGCTATAAACGATGAAATTGATAGATTGCGACTTAAAGCAACAAGCGTCCTACTTGAAGGAAGAAGAGATGTCATAATAGTTGCCTCCGTCAGCTGCATTTATAATATCGGCTCACCCGAAGATTATGTCAGACAAATTGTGACTATAAGAACAGGGGAAAGAATTGATAGAAATTCCCTCCTTTATAAACTTATGGACATCCATTATGCAAGGAACGATTTTGAATTCACACGCGGGACATTCAGGGTCAGAGGCGATGTGGTTGAAATTCTCCCGGCTTATGAAAATGAAGAAGCAATAAGGATTGAATTCTTTGATGATGTAATTGAAAGGATATCATATATTGACAGATTAACCGGCAAAGTTATTGGAAGAACCAATGAGGTTGTTATCTATCCAGCGAAGTATTTCATAACCGATAGACCAACGCTTGAAAGGGCGATAAAAAGCATAGAAGAAGAACTTGAACAGCGACTTTCCGAGCTCAGAGCTCAGGGCAAGTTTCTTGAGGCACAACGTCTTGAAAGCAGAACAAGATTTGATATTGAAATGATGCGCGAGATAGGATATTGCAAGGGAATTGAAAATTACTCAAGGCATTTAACAGGAAGAAAACCAGGGGAACGACCATATACCTTGATTGATTACTTCCCTAAGGATTACCTTATGATAATTGATGAATCGCATGTTACGATACCACAAATTCGCGGTATGTATAACGGCGATAGATCAAGAAAAGAGACATTGATTGAACACGGATTTAGGTTGCCATCGGCACTTGACAACAGACCCTTGAAGTTTGAGGAATTTGAATCGCTTATAAACCAAGTCATCTTTGTAAGCGCAACCCCTGGTGATTATGAACTTGAGAAATGCAAAGGCGTCATAGTTGAGCAAATAATAAGACCGACAGGACTTCTTGATCCGGAAGTTGTCGTTAAGCCAACCAAAAATCAAATTGACGACCTGATATCTGAGATAAGAGAACGGGTCAAAAGAAAGGAAAGGGTTCTTGTTACAACTTTAACCAAACAAATGGCTGAAGACCTTGCTGAATTCCTTCAGGGAATTGGGATAAAAGTAAGATACATACACTCAGACATTGACGCGCTTGAAAGGGTTGAAATTTTAAGAGACCTGCGACTTGGGGATTTTGATGTCCTTGTTGGCGTAAATCTTTTAAGAGAGGGGCTTGACTTACCAGAGGTCTCGCTCGTTGCGATACTTGACGCAGATAAAGAAGGTTTCCTACGCTCGGAAAAATCGCTCATCCAAATAGCAGGAAGAACCGCAAGAAATGTAAATGGGAAAGTAATTTTATACGCCGATAGGATAACGAAATCAATGCAAAAGATGATTGATGAGACAAACAGAAGAAGGAAAATCCAAATGGAATATAACGAAAAACATGGTATTAAACCGCAAACTGTTTATAAAACCATTGAAGATATACTTGCAACGACAATCGTCGCTGATGCCAAACCAAAATATGAGGTCAAGGAGAGAACGAAAATTTCAATCGTTACAGACATCGGCTTGAGATTTATGACACAAAAACAAAAAGAAGAATTAATTGAACAATTAAGGCGAGAGATGATAAAGGCAGCTAAAGACCTTGAATTTGAAAGAGCAGCTGAATTAAGGGACGAGATTCAACGGCTGATGAGTTTAATGAAAAATTAA
- a CDS encoding BamA/TamA family outer membrane protein has translation MWVLIFWVLVINFLSAQEKFTVKKIVFIGNEKTKKEVIARELSFGVGSQIDTSDLAYSENRVYGTGLFNRVKIWAERDSGDSSIVYVWVNERWYIWPFPILGWKDRDLKKMFYGAGLIHTNFRGRNEKLIFSFALGYDPWIEAEYLNPWVLGSKNLFYSVEVFYQRVKNRSKILEEEFGSFYERHLSFALTFGKRYGLYKRFWGSIGFKEISTTGEVPYMKTLSPSGRDQMFVFGGGFRYDTRDIPIYPSRGFLVSVGYKFNRLVNCDCFFLQGGLEFQGFKKIGIGLIASRFFILNSFGREIPVYSHFYFGYNERIRGYFNDVFEGENIFGGTVEYRIPFVKQKFFKWNKAPLEEFSILRFGVDLVLFGDFGNTWFNREKVLKLRYLSGCGVGINFILPYDLILSVGFARNDTGRGQFFIDFKGGFE, from the coding sequence ATGTGGGTTTTAATCTTTTGGGTCTTGGTGATAAATTTTCTATCTGCACAAGAAAAATTTACAGTTAAAAAGATAGTTTTCATTGGGAATGAGAAAACAAAAAAGGAGGTTATAGCAAGGGAATTAAGCTTCGGAGTTGGTTCTCAGATTGACACAAGCGATTTGGCTTATAGCGAGAACAGGGTTTATGGGACAGGGCTTTTCAACAGGGTTAAAATTTGGGCTGAAAGGGATTCAGGCGACTCCTCTATCGTTTATGTTTGGGTTAATGAAAGATGGTATATATGGCCATTTCCAATTTTGGGGTGGAAGGATAGGGATTTGAAGAAAATGTTTTACGGTGCTGGTTTAATCCATACAAATTTTAGGGGAAGAAATGAGAAGTTGATTTTTAGTTTTGCGCTTGGTTATGACCCTTGGATTGAAGCAGAGTATTTAAATCCCTGGGTTTTGGGAAGTAAGAATTTGTTTTATTCAGTTGAGGTTTTTTATCAAAGGGTCAAAAATAGAAGCAAAATTCTTGAAGAGGAATTCGGTTCTTTCTATGAAAGACATCTTTCCTTTGCTTTAACATTTGGCAAAAGATATGGGCTTTATAAAAGGTTTTGGGGGAGTATCGGTTTCAAGGAGATTTCAACCACAGGGGAAGTTCCTTATATGAAGACATTATCTCCATCGGGGAGAGATCAAATGTTTGTCTTCGGGGGCGGATTTAGATATGATACAAGAGATATACCGATTTATCCAAGCCGTGGTTTTCTGGTAAGCGTTGGATATAAATTCAATCGTCTCGTTAACTGTGATTGTTTTTTCCTCCAAGGTGGTTTAGAATTTCAAGGTTTTAAAAAAATTGGGATTGGATTGATCGCAAGTAGATTTTTCATTTTGAATTCATTTGGCAGGGAAATTCCAGTTTATTCGCACTTTTACTTCGGATATAACGAGCGGATTAGGGGCTATTTTAACGATGTTTTTGAAGGGGAAAACATATTTGGGGGGACAGTTGAATATCGTATCCCGTTTGTAAAGCAAAAATTTTTTAAATGGAATAAAGCTCCACTTGAAGAATTTTCAATTTTGAGATTTGGGGTTGATTTGGTGTTGTTTGGTGATTTTGGGAATACATGGTTTAACCGTGAAAAGGTTTTGAAATTGAGATATTTGAGCGGTTGTGGGGTTGGGATTAACTTTATTTTGCCTTATGATTTGATTTTGAGCGTTGGGTTTGCGAGAAATGACACTGGGCGAGGTCAGTTTTTCATTGATTTTAAAGGCGGATTTGAATAA
- a CDS encoding homospermidine biosynthesis protein produces MNKRRLLSGKPINRKPIEPNIKVTKLVDEYFQAYNAGRLREACQLFVEKMLEDDVTVGMSLTGALTPAGLGGSCVVPLIQAGFVDWIVSTGANLYHDIHFSIGHNLHRGTPFVDDRILRKEGVIRIYDILFDYEVLLSTDAFIREVLKGPEFQKEMGTAEFHYLLGKYVYEREKVLKIKNMSILSAAYKYGVPVYVSSPGDSSIGMNLAGLVLNGYKIKIDIARDVNETAAIVYNAKASGGKSAVLIFGGGSPKNFLLQTEPQIQEVLGIDEKGHDYFLQITDARPDTGGLSGATPSEAVSWGKVNPDKLPDAVVCYTDSTIAMPILVSYALAKRKPRKQKNLYHRLSELVENLKKAHLKAVAKGRVKV; encoded by the coding sequence TTGAACAAGAGACGACTGCTTTCAGGGAAACCTATAAATCGTAAGCCAATTGAACCTAATATAAAGGTCACGAAACTTGTTGACGAGTATTTTCAGGCTTATAACGCTGGAAGATTGAGGGAAGCGTGTCAATTGTTTGTTGAAAAAATGCTTGAGGATGATGTAACTGTTGGGATGAGTTTGACGGGTGCTCTTACGCCTGCTGGACTTGGTGGAAGTTGCGTTGTTCCTTTGATACAAGCTGGGTTTGTTGATTGGATTGTTTCAACAGGGGCGAATTTGTATCATGACATTCATTTTTCAATTGGGCATAATCTACATCGCGGAACCCCGTTCGTTGACGATAGAATTTTAAGGAAGGAAGGGGTGATAAGGATTTATGATATTTTGTTTGATTATGAGGTTTTGCTTTCAACGGATGCTTTTATAAGAGAGGTTTTGAAAGGACCTGAATTTCAAAAGGAAATGGGGACAGCTGAATTTCATTATTTGCTTGGAAAATATGTTTATGAGCGTGAAAAGGTGCTTAAAATTAAAAATATGAGCATTCTCTCGGCAGCTTATAAGTATGGTGTTCCTGTTTATGTTTCTTCACCAGGGGATAGTTCAATTGGGATGAATTTGGCTGGATTGGTTTTAAATGGATACAAGATAAAGATAGACATTGCGAGGGATGTAAATGAAACAGCTGCGATAGTTTATAATGCGAAAGCCAGTGGTGGTAAAAGTGCTGTTTTGATTTTCGGTGGTGGTTCGCCGAAAAATTTCTTGCTTCAGACCGAGCCACAAATACAGGAAGTTCTCGGAATAGATGAAAAAGGTCATGATTATTTCTTGCAGATAACGGATGCGAGACCGGACACTGGAGGATTATCTGGCGCAACCCCATCTGAAGCGGTGAGCTGGGGAAAAGTTAACCCTGACAAATTACCTGACGCTGTTGTTTGTTATACCGATTCAACCATTGCGATGCCGATACTTGTTTCCTACGCTCTTGCCAAGAGAAAACCGAGGAAGCAAAAGAATTTATATCATAGATTGTCGGAACTCGTTGAAAACCTAAAGAAGGCACATTTAAAAGCTGTTGCAAAAGGGAGGGTTAAAGTATAA
- a CDS encoding histone H1 gives MHHRFQQLQEFVSSLEDDFRKFYEKGVMSAGTRLRKKMQELRKLAQEIRVEIQQIKQEKKSAKEGKEEKAEE, from the coding sequence ATGCATCACAGATTTCAGCAACTGCAAGAATTTGTCAGCTCCCTTGAGGATGATTTTAGGAAGTTTTATGAAAAGGGGGTTATGTCTGCTGGAACGAGACTAAGAAAGAAGATGCAAGAATTGCGTAAGCTTGCCCAAGAGATAAGGGTTGAGATACAACAGATTAAGCAAGAGAAGAAGTCCGCAAAGGAGGGGAAAGAAGAGAAGGCAGAGGAATAA
- a CDS encoding metallophosphoesterase, whose product MKLTRRDFLKTSLLGIPALMFSSENLKDEPKIERVKIKIKNLPEPLKGLNLALISDIHSGIFMTKEEMKKLADILNKLNADLIFMPGDFITSDPEEIYPLVEAFKDIKAKYGVFATLGNHEFFRREQNKIAKALEDSGFRVLRNQNEKININGEHFYILGIDDLRYGADLDKAMKNVEKEKFKILLSHKPYDFPKFARYQIQLTVSGHTHGGQIVLAKIDDIYIAPASLVSRFISGHYKLGDSHLYVTRGVGVVGIPIRLNCPPEITNITLI is encoded by the coding sequence ATGAAGCTGACGCGCAGAGATTTTCTTAAGACATCGCTTCTCGGGATTCCAGCCCTGATGTTCAGCTCCGAAAATTTGAAAGACGAACCGAAAATTGAAAGGGTCAAAATTAAAATAAAAAATCTGCCGGAACCATTAAAAGGTCTAAATTTGGCGCTTATAAGCGATATACATTCAGGCATATTTATGACGAAAGAAGAAATGAAAAAATTAGCTGACATCCTCAACAAGCTAAACGCCGACTTAATTTTTATGCCAGGGGATTTCATAACCTCGGACCCCGAAGAAATTTATCCACTGGTTGAAGCATTCAAAGATATAAAGGCAAAATATGGTGTCTTCGCAACGCTTGGAAATCATGAATTTTTCAGGAGAGAGCAAAATAAAATAGCAAAAGCCCTTGAAGATTCCGGCTTTAGAGTTCTGAGAAACCAAAACGAAAAAATAAATATAAACGGTGAACATTTCTATATCCTTGGGATTGATGACCTTCGCTATGGAGCTGATCTTGACAAGGCGATGAAAAATGTTGAAAAAGAAAAATTCAAAATCCTTTTATCACACAAACCATACGATTTTCCAAAGTTCGCACGATACCAAATTCAGCTCACTGTTTCAGGTCATACACATGGTGGGCAAATCGTCCTCGCAAAGATTGATGACATTTACATAGCTCCTGCTTCGCTTGTGTCAAGATTTATCTCAGGGCATTATAAACTTGGTGATTCACATTTATATGTAACCCGTGGAGTTGGTGTGGTTGGGATACCGATAAGATTAAACTGCCCGCCGGAGATAACTAACATAACGCTTATTTAA